The following is a genomic window from Planctomycetia bacterium.
GTGCCACAGGAACTTCAGTTGCGCGTCGTTAGTTCGTTATACACACTGTTCAAGGACTTGCTCGCGAAGATATGTTCGGAAAACGTCGGAGTCGACCACCCTCATCGGCGACCGGCAGATTCGATTTGCTTCATGATGTGGGATGCAGGTCTCTTACAGATCTATCCTGAGCGACCCGAGCACCGCATTGTCGATTTGGCAATACTTGATGTTCTAGGCCGGATTCTTGCTTTGCCGTCACAAGCTTGCCAAAAAAGCGCTTTGCATGGGCTTGGACATGCTCATTATGACTATCCGGACGCAATACCACCGATCATTGACGCGTTCTTAGCGGATCATCCAGACCTGAACGAGGACCTTCGCGAATATGCACTAGCTGCGCGAGTTGGTGGTGTTCTGTAGGTGGATGCAATTCTCTGACAAGAGTCATGGTCTTTCGAGTTCTTCTACCACCATCATGGCAAGGTGTTTATCGAGTCGTGGAGCCAGACCACAAACGGCAGAGTGCAATTCGCCGATTCCAGCTTGGTTGCGTTCGCACTAACGAAAATCCCGCGACATCGCCGGCAGCGAGAGTGTCTCGTCCGTCACCTCCTCAATCCGGCTCGGCAGGATGTGCACCACGCGGCCATCCCGCTCGACGCGGCCATGGGCGATGATCGTCCGGCCGTACAAAGCCGCCGTGGCGCACCGCCGATATACCCCGGGACGCACGATCAGATCGGCGCGGCCCGTCTCATCCTCCAGCGTCATGAACATGACACCCTTCGCCGTCCCCGGCCGCTGCCGAAACAACACGATCCCCGCGACGCAGGCCATGCGCCCATGCGGGCAGCACTGCTCGTCCCGAATCTGCGCCGCCGTGAGGACGCGGCGCTTCGTCAGCACCTCACGGATGAACGAAATCGGATGCGCCTTGAGTGACAGCCCGACGGCATGGTAATCGCGGACTACTTCGCCCGGCGCCGACACCGGCGGCAGCAACGCCGGCTGATTCGCCGACTCCGACTCGCGCCAGGCGGCGTCAAACAGCGGCAGCGGCTTTCCCCGAAGCGACTGCACCGCCCACAAGGCCTGCTGCCGGTCCAGCCCCATCGACCCAAAGGAATCCGCCAGCGCCAAAACCTCCAGCGCATGAGCCGACACCTCGCTCGCCCGCCACAGATCGACCACCGATGCAAAGGGCCCCCGCTGCCCCACCGCCTGATGGATCGCGCCGGCGTCGGATTCGCGCAGGCCTCTGACCATCCGCATGCCGAGTCGAACCGCGCCGCCCTCCTCCAGCGTGCAGTCCCACGCGCTGTGGTTCACGTCCACCGGCCGCACCGTCACACCGTGATCCCGCGCATCGCGGATGATCTGCGCCGGCGCGTAAAAGCCCATCGGCTGACTGTTGATCAGCGCCGCCGCAAAGACGGCCGGGTAATAACACTTGATCCACGCCGACGCATAAACGAGCAGCGCGAAGCTCGCTGAGTGCGACTCCGGAAAGCCGTACTCGCTGAACCCCTTGAGCCGCTCGAAGCACTGCTCCGCGAACGCCCGCTCATACCCGTTGCCCACCATCCCCTCGATGAATCGACTGCGATAGCGCGGGATCGAGTCCTTGCCCCGGTTCTTCCACGCGCTGATCGTCCGCCGCAGCATCTCCGCCTCTCCGGCCGTGAAGCCCGCCGCGACAATCGCCAGCGCCATCGCCTGCTCCTGGAAAAGCGGCACCCCCAGCGTCCGGCTCAACACCTTCTCAACCTTCGCATCGGGATAGATGACCCGCTCCTCACCGTTGCGACGGCGCAGATAGGGATGCACCATGTCGCCCACAATCGGGCCGGGCCGGACAATCGCGACTTCGATCACCAGATCGTAAAAGCACCGCGGCTTCAAGCGCGGCAGCATCGTCATCTGCGCCCGCGACTCAATCTGAAACACGCCGACCGTGTCCGCCTTGCAGATCATGTCGTACACCCGCGGGTCCTCCGGCGGAATCGTCGCCAGCGACAGCGACCGGCCGTGATGACGCTCCACCATGTCCAGCGCCTTGCGGATGCAGCTGAGCATCCCCAGGGCGAGCACATCCACCTTCAACATCCCCAGCGCCTCGATGTCGTCCTTGTCCCACTCGATGATCGTGCGGTTCGCCATCGCCGCATTCTCAATGGGCACCAGCTCGCACAGCGGCCCGCGCGAAATCACGAACCCCCCCACGTGCTGCGACAGGTGACGCGGAAACCCGAGGATCAAAGCCACAAGCCGAACGAACAGCCCAAGCTGCGCATCCTTCGGATCGAGCTGAAGCGACGCGAGCTTGTCCATCGTGAAACCGTCCTCGTGCCAGTCATGCACCCGCTTGGCGATACGGTCCACCGCGTCGAGCGACAGCCCCAGCGTCTTGCCCACGTCGCGGATGGCGCTGCGACTGCGATACGTGATGACTTCCGCGGTCAGCCCCGCCCGGTCGCGGCCGTATTTCTCGTAGATGTATTGAATGACCTCCTCGCGGCGCTCGTGCTCGAAGTCGATATCGATGTCCGGCGGCTCGCTCCGCTCCTTGCTGACGAAACGCTCGAACAAAACATTGATACGGTCCGGGTCCACCGCCGTGACCCCCAGACAAAAGCACACCGCCGAGTTCGCCGCCGCCCCGCGACCCTGACAAAGAATGCCCCGCGAACGCGCGAACCGAACCAGATCGTGCACCGTCAGGAAATACGGCGCGTAGTCCAGTTCGTCGATCAGCCGAAACTCGTGCTCAACCTGCCGGCGGACTTTTTCCGAAATCCCCTCCGGATATCGCTCGGCGGCTCCCTCCCACGTCAATTGACGCAGATGCTCCATCGGCGCGAGTCCCGGCGGACAAATCTCGTGCGGATACTCATAGCGAAGCTGATCGAGCGAAAACCCCGACGCGCGACGCGCGATCTCAACCGTCCGCGCGATCGCCTCGGGATGGTCCGCGAAGAGCCGCGACATCTCCTCCGGCGGCTTGAGATGACGTTCCGCATTGGAAAACAGCCGGAAGCCCGCCTCGTCCAGCGTGCAGCCATGACGCACACAGGCCATGACATCGTGCAGCGGCGCCCGCTGCGGAATGTGATATTGCACGTCATTCACCGCGACCAGCGGAACGCCCATCTCTCGTGAAAGACGTATGACCGTCTGCTGGCAGCGAGGGTCGTGAGCCGTATAGAGCCGGGCAATGGCCAGAGAAAAACGATCGTCATCAAACAAAGTGGCCAGTCGGCCGATCACCCCCGGCACGTCCGCATCATCGGGCGATGCAAACCACGCAACGGCCAGCAAACCCTCGCAATGATCGGCCAGATCATCCAGCCAAAGATGACATTCGCCCTTGCCCGCGCGCCGCTTGCCGACCGTCAGCAACCGGCACAGCCGCCCGTAGGAAGTGCGATCCGTCGGGTAAACAAAGAGCGACAATCCCGTCGGCTCGACAAAGCGCAGCCGCGAACCGACGACAAACGGAAGGCCCGCCTCCTTCGCGGCCACGTGTCCCCGAACGATCCCGGCCAGCGTGTTGCAATCCGTGATGGCGATGGCCCGATACCCCAGCAGCGCGGCCTGCCCGATCAGTTCATCCGCATGACTCGCCCCGGTGAGAAACGTGAAGTTACTGGTGACAGTGAGCTCCGCGTACGCAACCGGCGAGCGCGCACACG
Proteins encoded in this region:
- a CDS encoding error-prone DNA polymerase, with protein sequence MPDPADPKVHAHPFKRGAAEARAADAACARSPVAYAELTVTSNFTFLTGASHADELIGQAALLGYRAIAITDCNTLAGIVRGHVAAKEAGLPFVVGSRLRFVEPTGLSLFVYPTDRTSYGRLCRLLTVGKRRAGKGECHLWLDDLADHCEGLLAVAWFASPDDADVPGVIGRLATLFDDDRFSLAIARLYTAHDPRCQQTVIRLSREMGVPLVAVNDVQYHIPQRAPLHDVMACVRHGCTLDEAGFRLFSNAERHLKPPEEMSRLFADHPEAIARTVEIARRASGFSLDQLRYEYPHEICPPGLAPMEHLRQLTWEGAAERYPEGISEKVRRQVEHEFRLIDELDYAPYFLTVHDLVRFARSRGILCQGRGAAANSAVCFCLGVTAVDPDRINVLFERFVSKERSEPPDIDIDFEHERREEVIQYIYEKYGRDRAGLTAEVITYRSRSAIRDVGKTLGLSLDAVDRIAKRVHDWHEDGFTMDKLASLQLDPKDAQLGLFVRLVALILGFPRHLSQHVGGFVISRGPLCELVPIENAAMANRTIIEWDKDDIEALGMLKVDVLALGMLSCIRKALDMVERHHGRSLSLATIPPEDPRVYDMICKADTVGVFQIESRAQMTMLPRLKPRCFYDLVIEVAIVRPGPIVGDMVHPYLRRRNGEERVIYPDAKVEKVLSRTLGVPLFQEQAMALAIVAAGFTAGEAEMLRRTISAWKNRGKDSIPRYRSRFIEGMVGNGYERAFAEQCFERLKGFSEYGFPESHSASFALLVYASAWIKCYYPAVFAAALINSQPMGFYAPAQIIRDARDHGVTVRPVDVNHSAWDCTLEEGGAVRLGMRMVRGLRESDAGAIHQAVGQRGPFASVVDLWRASEVSAHALEVLALADSFGSMGLDRQQALWAVQSLRGKPLPLFDAAWRESESANQPALLPPVSAPGEVVRDYHAVGLSLKAHPISFIREVLTKRRVLTAAQIRDEQCCPHGRMACVAGIVLFRQRPGTAKGVMFMTLEDETGRADLIVRPGVYRRCATAALYGRTIIAHGRVERDGRVVHILPSRIEEVTDETLSLPAMSRDFR